The nucleotide sequence CTCTCATCGTCGATCGGTCCTGGAACCGCGATCTCAAACCGGATAATTCCCGAGTTGATGGCGTCATCGAGGAGCCGCCCGACCTTGAACCGGCTGAGGCCGAGTTCCTCAGCAATCTCGATCCGGGTTTTTCCTGCTACGAAGTGCTGCCGAGCGATATGTGCGAGCCGGACAAGCTCGTCGGGTCCCATGCCTGACGCCATTCGGCAATCCTATCGTGCTCATATGAGCACAATGGTTGCACATATGATTCCCCCACCAACATACTGAAGTCGCCGCGAGGCTCAGCGACAGGCTTCTCCACACACAAGGCAGCCTCGCCCGCTCACCCCAGAAAGGTCTCTTGATGACATCCCCCGCCGATATCCCGGCGCTGACAGCGCGAAACGTCCCCACAGACTGGACGGCTGTGGAGACTCACACGGTCGACACCGCGCGTGTGCTCGCCGCCGACGCGGTTCAGAAGGCCGGGCACGGACACCCCGGGACTGCAATGTCCCTCGCGCCCTTGGCGTACACCTTGTTTCAGCGTGTGATGCGGCACGACCCCGCGGATCCCACGTGGGCTGGCCGCGACCGATTCGTTCTGTCCTGCGGGCACTCGTCGCTCACGCTGTACATCCAGCTCTACCTCGCTGGATACGGCCTCGGACTCGACGACCTCAAGTCGCTGCGCACGTGGGGATCTCTCACCCCGGGACACCCAGAGCTGCACCACACGGCAGGTGTGGAGATCACGACAGGGCCACTCGGGCAGGGCCTGGCGTCCGCAGTCGGAATGGCAATAGCCGCGCGGCGTGAACGTGGATTGTTCGATCCGGTTCCCGCTGCTGGTGAATCCCTGTTCGACCACTTCATTTACGTCATAGCTTCAGACGGAGACATCGAAGAGGGCATCACTGCGGAAGCTTCGTCTCTCGCTGGACGCCAGCAACTCGGCAACCTCATCGTCTTCTACGACGACAATCAGATCTCGATCGAAGACGACACGAGAATCGCCCTCAGCGAAGACGTCGCGGCGCGCTACGAAGCGTACGGCTGGCACGTGCAGAAGGTCGACGGTGGCGAGAACGTCGCGGGCATCCTCGATGCCATCACTCGAGCACAGGCTGAAACATCACGCCCATCCTTCATACAGCTGCGCACCGTGATCGGCTATCCCGCGCCGAAGCTAATGAACACCGGCAAAGTCCACGGCGCCGCGCTCGGCGAAGAGGAAGTCGCGGCGATCAAAAGGACACTCGGCTTCGACCCGTCGGAGTCCTTCGAGGTGGGCGATGCAGTCCTCGCGCATACACGCTCAGTCCGCGACCGCGGAGCCGCCGCGAAGACCAAATGGCAGCATGCCTTCGACGCGTGGGCAGCCGACAACCCGGAGCGTAAGGCACTGTATGACCGTCTCTGCAGCCGGGAATTGCCCGACGCATGGGCGAGCGTCCTGCCTTCGTGGGAACGCGACGCGAAAGGGATGGCAACACGCGCCGCTTCAGGCAAAGTTCTGTCAGCGCTCGGAACCGTACTGCCCGAACTGTGGGGCGGTTCCGCGGACCTCGCCGAATCAAATAACACCACCATCGCCGGTTCGGATTCATTCGGGCCGGCTGCAGCGGAGACGAGGCAGTGGAAAGCTCAGCCCTACGGCCGGACACTGCATTTCGGGGTTCGCGAACACGCAATGGGCGCAATCCTGACGGGCATTGCCCTTCACGGCCCGACCCGGCCGTACGGCGGCACTTTCCTGACTTTCTCGGACTACATGCGCGGCGCAGTCCGGCTCGCTGCAATAATGGAAGCCCCGGTCACCTATGTGTGGACACACGACTCGATCGGTCTCGGCGAGGACGGCCCGACCCACCAGCCAGTCGAACACCTGGCTGCGTTGCGGGGCATACCCGGCCTGGCCGTTGTCCGGCCTGCTGACGCCAATGAAACCGCATTCGCGTGGCGGGCGATCATCGAACGCCAAAGCGACTGGCACGCCGGACCAGTCGGGTTGTGCCTGACCCGACAGGCAGTCCCCGTCCTCGCTGACACCCACTACGACGGGGTGCGCCAGGGCGGATACATTCTCGCCGACGCCGACGGTGACCTCGACGTGATCCTGATCGCGACGGGCAGTGAGGTCCAGATCGCACTCGCCGCTCGCGATGCACTACACCGCGAGGGAATTGGTGTGCGTGTCGTTTCCATGCCGTGCGTCGAGTGGTTCGATGCGCAGGATCCGGATTACATCGACTCGGTACTGCCACCGTCCGTCGATGCGCGCGTCTCCATCGAGGCTGGCATCTCCCAGCCCTGGTGGCGCTTCACCGGGCGCCTCGGACGAACCGTCTCCCTCGAGCACTACGGAGCCTCAGCCGATTTCACAACCCTGTACCGCGAATTCGGCATCACCGCCGAGGCCGCGGTGGCTGCCGCGAAAGAGTCGCTCGCAGCTATTGACACTTCATCGAAAGGAACCTGGAACAATGACTTCCGTACTGCCCGCGTCTGACGCACTCTCCCGACTCTCCGCCCATGGCGTTTCGCTCTGGCTCGACGACCTCTCCCGCGGACTTATCCGCTCCGGCCGACTCGCGGAACTCGTAGCGACACGCAACATCGTCGGAGTGACGACGAATCCCACAATCTTCCAGGCAGCGATGTCCGACGGACCTGCGTATCGGGAGCAGCTGACCGCGCTCGCAGCCGCAGGCGCCAGCGTCGACGACACGGTTCGTCAAATCACAACCGACGATGTCCGCGAGGCCGCGGATGTCCTTGCTCCGGTCTTCGACGCAACTGGCGGTGTCGATGGCCGCGTCTCGCTCGAAGTCGATCCCCGCCTCGCTGATGACTCGGAGGCCACGATCAAGCAGGCCCTAGAGTTGGCACGCCTTGTCGACCGCCCGAACCTGATGATCAAAATCCCGGCAACCCTCGCGGGCCTGCCGGCCATTACCTCAGTGATTGCAGAGGGCATCAGTGTCAACGTCACACTGATCTTCTCGGCGCAACGTTACGCACAGGTAATGGAGGCGTACTTCGCTGGACTCGAGAGTGCTCATGCGAACGGGCGCGACGTGTCCACCATCCACTCAGTCGCGTCATTCTTCATTTCGCGCGTCGACACCGAAATCGATCGTCAGCTGAAGGAGATCGGCTCGGCTGAAGCAACAGCACTGCTGGGCAGGGCCGCGATTGCCAACGCACGCCTCGCCTATCAGTTGTATGAAGAAACGTTCGCTACCAGGCGGTGGGCTGATCTGGCTGCCGTAGGCGCGAACAAGCAGCGTCCGCTGTGGGCGTCTACCGGAGTCAAAGACCCCGCCTACGACCCGGCGCGCTACGTGACCGAAATCGTCGCGGCCGGCACGGTGAACACCGCACCGCTGGCCACGATCGATGCTGTCGCCAGCCAGGGCACAATTGCCGGCGATACCATCACGCCGAACTACTCGTCTGCTGCTGAAGACATGGAATCGCTCGCCGCGCTCGGAATTGCCCTTCCCGACGTCTTCGAGTTGCTGGAAAAGCAGGCCGTTGCGAAGTTCGAGCAGTCGTGGGAGGCGCTGCTCGGAGAGGTCCGCAAGAATCTCACTGTGCCGCAGTCACGCGCACCGGAACGCCACTGAAAGCCGCGTTTCCGCTGACATCGAGCAACTCCGGGTCAGTGAGATCGTTGATCGACACCCCCGGCAGTTTCTCGGCGTTATTCAGGTGGTTCACGTTTTTTGCGGCGTGGCCGTATCCGTGCGGCAGTGAGACGACACCCGGCATCATGTCGTCAGTAGCCTGAACTTCCACGGTCACCTCACCGACGCGCGACGTCACAGTGACCGATTCGCCGTCGATGAGGTTACGAGCAGCGAGGTCCTGCGGGTTGATCAGCAACTGGTGCCGCGGCCTGCCTTTGGTCAGCCGTTCTGTGTTGTGCATCCAGGAGTTGCAATCCCGCTGGTGGCGGCGGCCAATCAGCACGAGGTCGCCCTCACTCGCGACGGGTACTTCCGCGAGCCGATGGAGGTCATCGAGCAGCAGCTGCGGCGCGAGCTGAATGCGCTTGTCCTTCGTCCGGAGACGCCCCGGCAGGACAGGCCGCAGCGGGCCCAGATCGATTCCCTCGGGATGTGCTTTCAGCTGCTTGAGCGACAGTTTGCGTTGGCCCGTTCGCAGCAGGCCGTCCACGGTCAGGGTCGGCGAGAGCCTCAAGCGCACTTCCATCGTGAGCCGTTTTGCAAGCGTGGGCTTACGCTTGCGCCGATGGATGACACCCAGGGCCAGGTCTCGGAAAATTTCCCAATCATCGCGCGCACCTTGTGGTTTGGGGAACAGGGCTGGCGTGAAGCGGGCAGTGTTCCGCACCGCAAGCAGATGGAAGACGAGGTCGTAGTGGTTTCGCTCCAGCGCGGATGTGGGCGGAAGAATAAGATCGGCGTGCTGGGTGGTTTCGTTGATGTAGTAGTCGACGGCAACCATGAAGTCCAGGCTCTTCAGGGCATCCCCCAGGCGCTTCCCGTCCGGGGTCGACAGCACAGGGTTCCCCGCGATGGTGACGAGTGCCCGGACCTGACCGTCACCGGGGGTGAGGATTTCGTCTGCCAGCGTGGAGACGGGTAATTCGCCGCCGGCTTCGGGGAGCCCGCGGACGCGGCTGCGCCATTTGTCGAAGTGACCACGTGACAGCAGCCCACGTTCGATGAGGTCGATGGCTGGTTCGGTGAACATCGCGCCGCCGGCGCGGTCGAGGTTGCCGGTGAGGATGTTCAGGCACTGCACCGCCCAGGCGCAGATTGTCCCGAACGCCTGCGTGGACACTCCGATGCGGCCGTACGCGGCCGCCGCCCCGCTTTCCGCAAATTCGCGTGCGACGCACCGAATAACATCAGCGGAAACGCCAGTAATTTCGGCGGCTTTGTCCGGCGTAAAGCCGTCCACCGCGGCGCGCAGGGCATCCACGCCCTCGGCATGCAGCGGCGGCGTGGTAAGCCCTTCGGTGAAGAGCACGTTGAGCATCGCTAGCAAGACGAATGCGTCAGTTCCGGGGCGAACGAAGTGGTGCTCGGTCGCCACTTTCGCGGTTTCCGTACGCCGAGGGTCGAAAAGCACGATCTTGCCGCCTCGTGCTTTGAGTTCACGCACGCGCTTCGGGAAGTCGGGGACGGTCATCAGACTGCCATTGGACGCCATTGGATTCGCTCCGAAAACCAGGAGGAAATCGGTTCGGTCGACGTCGGGGACGGGGATCAGCAGCTGATGCCCGTACATCAGGTGACTGACCAGCTGATGGGGCAACTGATCCACTGAGGTTGCGCTGTACGTGTTCTTCGTGCGCAGCGCGCTCGCGACCTGTGTGCCGTGTGTCATCGCACCGAGGCTGTGCACGTTGGGATTGCCCAGGTAAACCGCGACCGCATCGTTTCCGTGGTTGTTCTGAACGTCAGCGAGCTTCGTCGCGGCGAGCTTCAGCGCTTCCTTCCAGCTGATGGGCTCCCACTCACCTTGCGACGTTCGGCGCACCGGGTTTCTCAGGCGGTCCGGGTCGTCGTAAATGTCCTGCAGTGCGACGGCTTTCGGGCAGATATGTCCGCGAGAAAGTGGATCATCGGGGTTTCCGCGCACTGAGACGATGCGTCCGGCGTCGATCGTGTACTCCAGGCCGCAGATTGCTTCACATAGATTGCAGACACCCAACTGCTTTCGCATGTGCTCAGTGTCGCACCCTCCTGCGGTGCCGCGACTGGAAGGGACACTTTTTGTGAGCACAGTCAAAACGTACGTTTCGGCCGGGAATCTGTACCGTTGACACGCCCAGAAAAAGCAACCCCACGAGTAGTGCCCGCGTCGGCCGACTACAGAATCGAGCCGGGATTCAGGATCCCCTGCGGATCGAGCGCCTCTTTAATACGTCTGGTCAGAAGCATGACGTCGTCTCCCACTTGATCCGGCAGCCACGCCTTCTTCAGGCGGCCGACACCGTGCTCACCAGTGATGGTGCCGCCGAGCGCGATCGCCAGATCCATGATCTCACCGAAGGCGAGGTGAGCCCGGTCCGTCATGTCGGCATCCGCAGGGTCGTGCACGATCAGCGGATGGGTGTTGCCGTCCCCCGCATGCGCGATCACAGCCACGGTGACATCCCGATTAGCCGCGATCTTCGCGATCCCGCTGAGCAGCTCCGGAAGCGCTGGGATGGGCACGCCGACATCTTCGAGCAGCAAGGGGCCCTTCCGTTCAACCGCCGGGATCGCGAATCGGCGCGCCGCAGTGAAAGCCTCGCCTTCATCCTTGTCATCCGTGGTGAAGACTTCAGTGGCGTTGTGCTGGCCGAAGGCTTCGGCGATGAACTCCGCCTCGCGGGTGCGGTCCGCGCCGGGCGAATCGGACTGCGCAATCAGCATCGCTTGTGCGTGCCGGTCAAGCCCCATTTTCAGCGCATCCTCGACAGCATTGATGGAGGTCTGGTCCATGAACTCCAGCATCGCTGGCCGCAATACCCGCGTCACCGCCAGAATCGACGCCGTCGCGTCGTCGAGGGAAGAGAAGGACGCAACAACTGTGCTCGCTGGAGGCTGCGGCGGGATAAGGCGAAGAGTGATCTCCGTGATAATTCCGAGCGTGCCTTCGCTGCCGACGAACAGTTTGGTCAATGACAACCCCGCAACGTCCTTCAGCCGGGGGCCACCTAAACGTACCGCCGTACCGTCGGCCAGAACGACCTGCAGGCCGAGGACGTAATCGGTCGTGACCCCGTACTTTACGCAGCAGAGCCCGCCCGCATTCGTGGCGGCATTGCCGCCAATCGAGCAGATCTCGAACGACGACGGATCCGGCGGATACCACAAGCCCTGCTCGGCAACA is from Hoyosella subflava DQS3-9A1 and encodes:
- the tkt gene encoding transketolase; protein product: MTSPADIPALTARNVPTDWTAVETHTVDTARVLAADAVQKAGHGHPGTAMSLAPLAYTLFQRVMRHDPADPTWAGRDRFVLSCGHSSLTLYIQLYLAGYGLGLDDLKSLRTWGSLTPGHPELHHTAGVEITTGPLGQGLASAVGMAIAARRERGLFDPVPAAGESLFDHFIYVIASDGDIEEGITAEASSLAGRQQLGNLIVFYDDNQISIEDDTRIALSEDVAARYEAYGWHVQKVDGGENVAGILDAITRAQAETSRPSFIQLRTVIGYPAPKLMNTGKVHGAALGEEEVAAIKRTLGFDPSESFEVGDAVLAHTRSVRDRGAAAKTKWQHAFDAWAADNPERKALYDRLCSRELPDAWASVLPSWERDAKGMATRAASGKVLSALGTVLPELWGGSADLAESNNTTIAGSDSFGPAAAETRQWKAQPYGRTLHFGVREHAMGAILTGIALHGPTRPYGGTFLTFSDYMRGAVRLAAIMEAPVTYVWTHDSIGLGEDGPTHQPVEHLAALRGIPGLAVVRPADANETAFAWRAIIERQSDWHAGPVGLCLTRQAVPVLADTHYDGVRQGGYILADADGDLDVILIATGSEVQIALAARDALHREGIGVRVVSMPCVEWFDAQDPDYIDSVLPPSVDARVSIEAGISQPWWRFTGRLGRTVSLEHYGASADFTTLYREFGITAEAAVAAAKESLAAIDTSSKGTWNNDFRTARV
- the tal gene encoding transaldolase — protein: MTSVLPASDALSRLSAHGVSLWLDDLSRGLIRSGRLAELVATRNIVGVTTNPTIFQAAMSDGPAYREQLTALAAAGASVDDTVRQITTDDVREAADVLAPVFDATGGVDGRVSLEVDPRLADDSEATIKQALELARLVDRPNLMIKIPATLAGLPAITSVIAEGISVNVTLIFSAQRYAQVMEAYFAGLESAHANGRDVSTIHSVASFFISRVDTEIDRQLKEIGSAEATALLGRAAIANARLAYQLYEETFATRRWADLAAVGANKQRPLWASTGVKDPAYDPARYVTEIVAAGTVNTAPLATIDAVASQGTIAGDTITPNYSSAAEDMESLAALGIALPDVFELLEKQAVAKFEQSWEALLGEVRKNLTVPQSRAPERH
- a CDS encoding molybdopterin-dependent oxidoreductase is translated as MRKQLGVCNLCEAICGLEYTIDAGRIVSVRGNPDDPLSRGHICPKAVALQDIYDDPDRLRNPVRRTSQGEWEPISWKEALKLAATKLADVQNNHGNDAVAVYLGNPNVHSLGAMTHGTQVASALRTKNTYSATSVDQLPHQLVSHLMYGHQLLIPVPDVDRTDFLLVFGANPMASNGSLMTVPDFPKRVRELKARGGKIVLFDPRRTETAKVATEHHFVRPGTDAFVLLAMLNVLFTEGLTTPPLHAEGVDALRAAVDGFTPDKAAEITGVSADVIRCVAREFAESGAAAAYGRIGVSTQAFGTICAWAVQCLNILTGNLDRAGGAMFTEPAIDLIERGLLSRGHFDKWRSRVRGLPEAGGELPVSTLADEILTPGDGQVRALVTIAGNPVLSTPDGKRLGDALKSLDFMVAVDYYINETTQHADLILPPTSALERNHYDLVFHLLAVRNTARFTPALFPKPQGARDDWEIFRDLALGVIHRRKRKPTLAKRLTMEVRLRLSPTLTVDGLLRTGQRKLSLKQLKAHPEGIDLGPLRPVLPGRLRTKDKRIQLAPQLLLDDLHRLAEVPVASEGDLVLIGRRHQRDCNSWMHNTERLTKGRPRHQLLINPQDLAARNLIDGESVTVTSRVGEVTVEVQATDDMMPGVVSLPHGYGHAAKNVNHLNNAEKLPGVSINDLTDPELLDVSGNAAFSGVPVRVTAAQ
- a CDS encoding FAD-binding oxidoreductase, yielding MTGMDNLGDELLAELQTQLPNASILTDPDVTEPYRRDWAKDPGAGRPRAVIRATCTEDVQAVMRWASAHRIPVVPRGAGSGLSGGATAVDGGVVLTTEQMRRIDVDPVTRIAVVQPGLLNAEVKRAVAEQGLWYPPDPSSFEICSIGGNAATNAGGLCCVKYGVTTDYVLGLQVVLADGTAVRLGGPRLKDVAGLSLTKLFVGSEGTLGIITEITLRLIPPQPPASTVVASFSSLDDATASILAVTRVLRPAMLEFMDQTSINAVEDALKMGLDRHAQAMLIAQSDSPGADRTREAEFIAEAFGQHNATEVFTTDDKDEGEAFTAARRFAIPAVERKGPLLLEDVGVPIPALPELLSGIAKIAANRDVTVAVIAHAGDGNTHPLIVHDPADADMTDRAHLAFGEIMDLAIALGGTITGEHGVGRLKKAWLPDQVGDDVMLLTRRIKEALDPQGILNPGSIL